The Granulicella sp. 5B5 nucleotide sequence GGTTTTGAAACCTTCTTTGCCAGCACCGGTTTTGCCGCGGGCTTGCTCGCCTGCTTCTTCGCCGCCGGCTTAGGAGCAGGCTTTGCACTGGTCTTGGCAGGTGCCTTCACCGCAGGTTTAGCAGTCGTCACAGGCACCCTCGCCGCGACTGGCTTCGGTGACACTGGCTTGGCCGCGGATTTGGCAGCTTCTACCTTTGCCGGGGCCTTTACCGGGGCAGCTTTCTTCGCCACCTCAACAGGCGCAGCCTCAGGCTCCTTTGCCGCAGGCGGCTCCGCAGGTTCCGCCGCGTGGACCACCGTCGTCTTCAGCGTCGGAGCAATGCTGCCCTCGACGTTTTCGGTGCTCTGGCGCAGAGCATGGACCACCACGCGCAGCATCTCTTCTTCCGGAGCGGGCTTGCCCGTCCAGATCTCGAACTGCCGTGCACCCTGCTGCACAAACATCTCCACACCGGAGATCACATGGATGCCCTTCTGCTTCGCCATCCGCAGCAGCGGCGTCTCAATCGGGTTGTACACCAGGTCGAACACATACCGCGCCACCAGGTCTTCAGGCCCCAGCGGTAGCGGGGTCTTGTTGCCCGCCATGCCGATCGGTGTCGCGTTGATGATCACGTCGAACCCGGCCTTCGCCACGGCCTCGCGCTTGATCACCTTCGCGCCAGCCTGCTTCGCCAGCTTCTGCGCCGTCTCCGGCGTGCGGTTCAGGATCGAAACCTCCGCGCCCTTGTCGCGACAGCCAAACACCGCCGCCCGCGCCGCGCCGCCTGCGCCCAGCACCAGCACTTTCGCGTTCTTCAGGCTGATGCGCCTCTCCAGCGGATTCAGGATGCCGGCCACGTCCGTGTTGAAGCCGTAAAACTTGCCGTCCTGCGCACGCAGGATCGTGTTTACTGCACCGATTTTCTGCGACAGCGGGTCCGTGCGCTCCAGGAAGGGAATCACGTCGATCTTCAGCGGCATCGTCACGCTCAACCCCTGGATCGGGATCTCGCGCATCAGCTTGAACAGGTCGTCCGCCTTGCTCGTCTGCAGCGCCAGGTAGACGGCGTTGACCGTCTCGCGGCGGAAGGCCGTGTTCATCATCAGCGGCGAGAGCGAGTTACGGATCGGATTGCCAGCGACGCCGTACACCTTCGTCGCGGCATCCACCTGGTCAATGCGGTAGGTCTCGATGAGCGTGCGCGCGGCAATCTGTCCCGGCGCAGTCTCCTCGCCCTGGCTGGCGGCGGCAAACGTAAACGCCGACCCTGCCCGCAGACCCAGCACGCGCGAGATGATCCCCGCATCGCCCATGCAGATACCCACCACGGACGAGCCCGGATGGTCTTCCATCTTCTCTAGGAAGCGCATCAGCGTCAGGTTGTCCGAGAGCGAGCGCGCCGTCGGGCACACCTTCACAAAATCCGGCGCAAACGGCTCGGTGCGCTTATAGATCGCGTCTAGGTCTTTGGTCGCCTGAAAGTCGTGGTGCGAAATGATCACGGCCGCGCCAGCCTCGCGCAGCTTGTCTACCGTGGTCTTCGGCAGTTTCTCGATGGCTTCGAGCTCGATGTCCACCAGCTGGAACCCGGCCTCGGCGGCCTTGATCAGCACCTCGAGCGCGGCAGCGGCAGAGCCTTCGAAGCGGCCACCGTTGTCCTTGCAGCGGCAGGTGGCGACCACAGTCGCAGCCGTGTTTTCAGCAAGATAAGCCTTGAACTTGGGCAGCGCCGCGAGCGGTTTGGGCAGATAATCCAGCCGGAACTCCAGGAACGTGGTCTCTTTAAGCACCTCGGTCGCTTTTTCGAGGAACTCCTCGGGAGTACTACCGGTGATCGCAACGCAGATTTTGCCGATCCGCGAACGAAGAAGATGAGAGGCGATTTGGGTCGTTGTCGTCATGAAAGCTAACGCGGTATCGTAACGCCGAAGTATCTCCAGCGCAAGGGGTTCCGGCGCAAAAGGTGTCTTTGTACTGAGGAAAACCCGGCCTTTGCGGCGCGGCGCACGGAACGCTGCCGGATTGGACGCCAAATTAATACAAAGGTTGCGCCAAAACCCCTGCAAAATGACGGTTTTCGCACGATCTTCGGAACGGGAACCGAGGAGGTCAACACTATGAAAGATTGTGGAAGATCACTGGCAACCAAAAGCCTCATTTGGAGTCTAATAAAGTAATCGAGAGGCTTTTCTACATTTGTCCCACCTGTAATACCTTCCCTAACTTTGTCCCTGTTTTTGGGACGACCCTCAAACATTTCCTCATACCCTCCCCCCTCCCCAACGAAGCCTCTCATGGCCCCGCCCGAAAGCGGGGCCCATTCCTTTAAGGAACGTCGGATTGATTAGCCGTTTGAAGGGGCGGGACTTTCAGTCCCGCCGTAATCTCAATCCTTTTGATGTGGCTTTAGCCTCTGAGGAAATCAAGTCTCCCTAACAACCAATCTCCAGCGTAAAAAAGAAGCATGGCTGCAGACGTTCTCTCCATCAAAGCGTGGGACCAGTATCCGTGGCTGCAGGCCGGATTCAGCACACGGCAGGGTGGTGCTACTTCTGTCTACGGAGCGCCCGGCGAGATGAACCTCGGCTGGACGAAGGAAGACGACCCCGGGATCGTCGCAGCCAACCGCGAGCGCATGGTCAGCCTCGTTGCACAAACGCCCGCGTCCGATTGGCAACTCGTCACCATGCGCCAGGTCCACGGCGGCACGGTCACTCGCATCGAGCGCGACGGCTCCCCACTCGCGACCCCCGAAGGCAAAGCCATCGTTGAAGCCGATGGCCTCGCCACCAACGAGCCCGGCCTGATGCTCGGCGTGCAGACCGCCGACTGCGTCCCTGTGTTGCTCGCCGACACGCGCCTGCACACCGTCGCAGCCATCCACGCTGGCTGGCGCGGCACACTCGCCCGTATCGCAGAGCACGGCGTCGCCGCCATGGAGCGCGACTTCGGCTCACACCCGCAGGACATCGTCGCCGCCATCGGCCCGGCCATCCGCCGCTGCTGCTTCGCCGTCGGCAACGAGGTGCGCGACAAGTTCACCGCGGAGTTCCTCTACGCCCCCGATCTCTTCGTCGAAGACCTCATCGACGGCAAGCCCCAGCTCTTCATGGACCTCCACACCGCCAACCAGCGCCAGCTCATCGGCGCAGGCCTGCCGCCGGAGTCCATCACCACCCTCGCCGAGTGCTCCGCCTGCACTCGCACCGCCGCCGGCCATCGCCGCTACTTCAGCCACCGCGCCGAACACGGCATCACCGGCCGCATGATGAGCGTGATCGGCATCGCAGAAAGCGAATAGTCCAGCAATTTCGTAGAGAAATCGCAAACTCTCGGTGCTATCGTTGACACATGGAAGTGACGCTGACCATCCCGGAAGCCCTCGCCGAGCAACTCACCACTGCCGGCAAGGACCCTGCCCGCGCTGCCTTGGAAGCGCTTCTTGTTGAGGGGTACAGGACCCATATGCTTTCCGAAGGCGAGATCAAGCGCATCCTCGGTTACGGCACACGGATGCAGGTACACGCACTGCTCAAGGAGCATGACGTGCCTCTTAACTACACCCTGGAAGACCTCGAGCAGGATCGTGAAACCCATCGATATCTTGACAAAGTCCGAAGCAAATCTGCGGCATGATCTTCGTTGCAGATACCGGCCCGCTCAACTATCTCATTTTGATCGGTCACATCGATATCCTGCGGCCCCTCTATGGCGAAGTCGTTATCCCTCCCGCTGTGCAGCAGGAGATGCTGGCCTCACTAGCTCCGCCCCTCGTCAGGTCATGGATGAGTGACCCGCCTCCTTGGCTCGAGGTCCGCACTCCTGGCCGTCTGGATATCGCACTCAATCCGATGCTCGATGAGGGAGAGTGGGAGGCTATCGCTCTGGCTTACATGGCCGGGCAGGGCAGCGTCGTCCTCATCGACGATCGTGTCGGCCGTCTCGAAGCATCTCGCTTGGGTTTTCGAGTGACAGGCACTCTCGGTATTTTGGAACAGGCGCACAAGCGTGGACTGCTCAATATCCGCGATGCCATCCAGCTTCTCCGCACGACAAACTTCAAAGCATCGGAAGCCCTGCTACAGAGTTTCTCCGATCTGAAATAGGTCTTGCGCCGTAATCTAACCAGCCTTGCACAACTCCGTAAACAGCTCCTCGCGATGCTCCAGCGCAAACCGGTCGAGCGACCGCAGGCTGCGCGCATAAAAGAACACCGCCAGCCCCGCGAACACAGCGAAGATCGGCACCAGGAACCAGTCCACCTTCAGATACACCGCCAGCCCCACCGGCACCGCCGCCAGCAGCGCCGACCCGAACAGGATGCCCATCCCGATCAGCGCGCTCAGCTGCGAGACCTGGTTTCTGCCCACCTTGCCAAAGGCGATCTTCTTCGGCGCCGTGATCGACCGCCGATTGCCCACCAGCGTCGTCAGCAGCATCGTCCCGCCCGCCCACAGCACGGTCGAGAGCGCATAGCTCATCCGTGGCAGCCCCGCCGAGTAGACGATGATCGCGAACGTCGCCACCACCTCAACCCCCGCGAGCAG carries:
- the aroE gene encoding shikimate dehydrogenase; its protein translation is MTTTTQIASHLLRSRIGKICVAITGSTPEEFLEKATEVLKETTFLEFRLDYLPKPLAALPKFKAYLAENTAATVVATCRCKDNGGRFEGSAAAALEVLIKAAEAGFQLVDIELEAIEKLPKTTVDKLREAGAAVIISHHDFQATKDLDAIYKRTEPFAPDFVKVCPTARSLSDNLTLMRFLEKMEDHPGSSVVGICMGDAGIISRVLGLRAGSAFTFAAASQGEETAPGQIAARTLIETYRIDQVDAATKVYGVAGNPIRNSLSPLMMNTAFRRETVNAVYLALQTSKADDLFKLMREIPIQGLSVTMPLKIDVIPFLERTDPLSQKIGAVNTILRAQDGKFYGFNTDVAGILNPLERRISLKNAKVLVLGAGGAARAAVFGCRDKGAEVSILNRTPETAQKLAKQAGAKVIKREAVAKAGFDVIINATPIGMAGNKTPLPLGPEDLVARYVFDLVYNPIETPLLRMAKQKGIHVISGVEMFVQQGARQFEIWTGKPAPEEEMLRVVVHALRQSTENVEGSIAPTLKTTVVHAAEPAEPPAAKEPEAAPVEVAKKAAPVKAPAKVEAAKSAAKPVSPKPVAARVPVTTAKPAVKAPAKTSAKPAPKPAAKKQASKPAAKPVLAKKVSKPVAKPVAKKAAKKTAAKPAPKKAAKTVAKSVAKKVAKPVAKRPAAKSKPAAKKAKSR
- a CDS encoding DUF3368 domain-containing protein, with product MIFVADTGPLNYLILIGHIDILRPLYGEVVIPPAVQQEMLASLAPPLVRSWMSDPPPWLEVRTPGRLDIALNPMLDEGEWEAIALAYMAGQGSVVLIDDRVGRLEASRLGFRVTGTLGILEQAHKRGLLNIRDAIQLLRTTNFKASEALLQSFSDLK
- the pgeF gene encoding peptidoglycan editing factor PgeF — translated: MAADVLSIKAWDQYPWLQAGFSTRQGGATSVYGAPGEMNLGWTKEDDPGIVAANRERMVSLVAQTPASDWQLVTMRQVHGGTVTRIERDGSPLATPEGKAIVEADGLATNEPGLMLGVQTADCVPVLLADTRLHTVAAIHAGWRGTLARIAEHGVAAMERDFGSHPQDIVAAIGPAIRRCCFAVGNEVRDKFTAEFLYAPDLFVEDLIDGKPQLFMDLHTANQRQLIGAGLPPESITTLAECSACTRTAAGHRRYFSHRAEHGITGRMMSVIGIAESE
- a CDS encoding UPF0175 family protein, which translates into the protein MEVTLTIPEALAEQLTTAGKDPARAALEALLVEGYRTHMLSEGEIKRILGYGTRMQVHALLKEHDVPLNYTLEDLEQDRETHRYLDKVRSKSAA